In the genome of Streptomyces pactum, one region contains:
- the glyA gene encoding serine hydroxymethyltransferase yields the protein MPRTSPRSPWDAPPGGAPDPWTPWAGPEALRRQDPELADVLLAELRRQRQDLQLIAAENFTSPAVLAALGSPLANKYAEGYPGARHHGGCEVVDLAERLAVDRATALFGAEHANVQPHSGSSAVLAAYAALLRPGDTVLAMALAQGGHLTHGSPANFSGRWFDFVGYGVDPVTGLIDHDRVRALALAHRPKAIVCGSISYPRHPDYAAFREIADEVDAYLIADAAHPIGLVAGGVAPSPVPYADVVCATTHKVLRGPRGGLVMCPAELAGRMDRAVFPFTQGGAQMHTVAAKAVALGEAATPAFAAYTRQVVANARALAGELSQLGLTVATGGTDTHLITADPAPLGVDGPAARRRCAAAGIVLDVCAVPAPDRPGGCVKGIRLGTAAVTTQGMTEPEMGRIAALLAAALREDAGTRAEVAELTGEFQPYP from the coding sequence CTGCCCCGGACCTCGCCCCGGAGCCCCTGGGACGCGCCGCCCGGCGGCGCCCCGGACCCCTGGACACCGTGGGCCGGACCCGAGGCGCTCCGCCGGCAGGACCCGGAGCTGGCCGACGTCCTCCTGGCCGAGCTGCGCCGGCAGCGGCAGGACCTCCAGCTGATCGCCGCGGAGAACTTCACCTCGCCCGCGGTGCTGGCCGCGCTGGGCTCCCCGCTCGCCAACAAGTACGCCGAGGGCTACCCGGGCGCCCGCCACCACGGCGGCTGCGAGGTGGTGGACCTGGCCGAGCGGCTCGCGGTGGACCGGGCCACCGCGCTGTTCGGCGCCGAGCACGCCAACGTCCAGCCGCACTCGGGATCCTCCGCGGTGCTCGCCGCCTACGCGGCGCTGCTGCGCCCCGGCGACACGGTGCTGGCGATGGCCCTCGCGCAGGGCGGCCACCTCACCCACGGCTCGCCGGCGAACTTCTCCGGGCGGTGGTTCGACTTCGTCGGGTACGGCGTCGATCCGGTGACCGGCCTGATCGACCACGACCGCGTCCGGGCACTGGCCCTCGCGCACCGGCCCAAGGCGATCGTGTGCGGCTCGATCTCCTACCCCCGGCACCCGGACTACGCGGCGTTCCGGGAGATCGCCGACGAGGTGGACGCGTACCTCATCGCCGACGCCGCCCACCCCATCGGACTGGTCGCCGGGGGCGTGGCCCCCAGCCCGGTGCCGTACGCGGACGTGGTGTGCGCCACCACCCACAAGGTGCTGCGCGGTCCGCGCGGCGGGCTGGTGATGTGCCCGGCCGAGCTGGCCGGGCGGATGGACCGGGCGGTGTTCCCGTTCACCCAGGGCGGTGCCCAGATGCACACCGTGGCGGCGAAGGCGGTGGCGCTGGGCGAGGCCGCCACCCCGGCGTTCGCCGCCTACACCCGCCAGGTGGTGGCCAACGCCCGGGCGCTCGCCGGCGAGCTGTCCCAGCTGGGGCTCACGGTCGCCACCGGCGGCACCGACACCCACCTGATCACCGCCGACCCGGCCCCGCTGGGGGTGGACGGGCCGGCCGCCCGCCGCCGCTGCGCCGCGGCCGGCATCGTGCTGGACGTGTGCGCGGTCCCGGCCCCCGACCGCCCCGGGGGCTGCGTCAAGGGCATCCGGCTGGGCACCGCGGCGGTCACCACCCAGGGAATGACGGAGCCGGAGATGGGCCGGATCGCTGCGCTGCTGGCGGCGGCGCTGCGGGAGGACGCCGGCACCCGGGCCGAGGTGGCGGAGCTGACCGGCGAATTCCAGCCGTATCCCTGA
- a CDS encoding arsenate reductase/protein-tyrosine-phosphatase family protein — protein MTPPQGRGIAGRLSHDTWGDAGGATFRILHVSTGNVCRSPITERLTRHALVHRLGPARTSGLIVESAGTWGHEGAPMEAHAATVLSDLGADPAGFIGRELLDEHVIRADLVLTATRDHRAQVISMGHSAGLRTFTLKEFTRLVRAIDPATLPDPEEAGGVVERARALVQAAAALRGWLLAPSEDADEVHDPYGAPITYFRSIGDEIQQALDPVVTALTGVPAPA, from the coding sequence TTGACACCCCCGCAGGGGCGTGGCATAGCGGGGCGGCTCTCCCACGACACCTGGGGTGACGCCGGCGGAGCCACCTTCCGCATCCTCCACGTCAGCACCGGCAACGTCTGCCGCTCGCCGATCACCGAGCGGCTGACCCGGCACGCCCTCGTGCACCGTCTCGGCCCGGCCCGCACCAGCGGGCTGATCGTGGAGAGCGCCGGGACCTGGGGGCACGAGGGCGCGCCGATGGAGGCGCACGCGGCCACCGTGCTCAGCGACCTGGGCGCCGACCCGGCCGGCTTCATCGGCCGGGAGCTGCTGGACGAGCACGTGATCCGTGCCGACCTGGTGCTCACCGCCACCCGCGACCACCGCGCGCAGGTGATCTCCATGGGGCACTCCGCGGGGCTGCGCACCTTCACGCTCAAGGAGTTCACCCGGCTGGTCCGGGCGATAGACCCCGCGACGCTGCCCGACCCGGAGGAGGCGGGCGGCGTGGTCGAGCGCGCCCGCGCCCTGGTGCAGGCCGCGGCGGCGCTGCGCGGCTGGCTGCTGGCGCCCAGCGAGGACGCCGACGAGGTGCACGACCCGTACGGCGCCCCCATCACCTACTTCCGCAGCATCGGCGACGAGATCCAGCAGGCGCTGGACCCGGTCGTCACGGCGCTCACCGGGGTCCCCGCCCCGGCCTGA